ACTGTTGAGCTACACGAAACAAACTCAATGCGTCCAACTCCTAAAGCATCCCTAACTGTTTGCTTGTTCATCAAATTCTCCATGTTGGAGAAGTCGTAGCACAGCTGTCCCACGCATTTCTTTCTGATGTCATAGTACTGCATACGACACACGCGACAAAGCGTCGTCATCAAAATACGAAAATGAGTGAAAACCAAATCCATCTGACTAACAACAGTTTGAACACTTCTTACGTTAATGTCACCCGCGATACCAATGATCTCATTGAATACAGAATTGCAATTTTCATATGCATATGTGCAAGAATCTCCTCCATCATCACCTAAAGTAGAAATTTCACTCATTAAACAAGAAAATAAGCTAACAGATTGTAAAAATAGGATATAAATTGTGCTAAAATAGATTACCGAAAAAGAAATAATACAAGAAATTACCACAAAGTGTTGCAGCCTGTTCACAAGAGGGAACCAACTCGGTTACAATCTTGGTGTAATCAGACTGGTTAATCAATTTCATGTCCAGAGCAAATTCAGGGTACGCTTTGTATTGGATTTCCGGATCAGTGAGCCCGTTACCTATAGCAAATCCCTATTAACCCACAAATAAAATGAATCAGGCTGAATCAATTAATCAACTAAATAGCATCAGATAAAAACATAATAGAATTTACTGTAATTTAGAGATGTACCTTGAGGTTTACATGAATCCCTTCCTTGGCTTTGTTCCCCTGGTGAACTCTAGCAGCGAAAGCAGGGATGTAGTGTCCGGCGTAAGATTCTCCGGTTATGTAAAATTCATTCTTTGCATACTGGGGATGTAGCTTGAAGAACCCCTGAAGTTAAGACATTTACAAGAATGTGTTAGCTAAGATATACTTGACCTTGTAGTATGGAAATGAGAGGTGAATTTTCATTCTGAAAACCAATACAATACAAGGAGAGAGAATCAGACCTGCAAGAAGTCATATAGATCATTGCTGACACCATTTTCGTCGTGTCGAGTATCGTTTTCGTTGGAACTATAACTAAAACCAGTTCCAGTTGGCTGATCAACATATATAAGGTTTGATGCCTGGAAAAAAGACATATTCGGTAAGCGTCTAGCAATGAAGCATGaatatcaccaaaaaaaaaaaaaacacgtcgTACACGACAATATTAAACAATGTTTTGTACCTTACTTTTGTGATTAATGTTCAGTTCTGTATGTTTGAtcttagttttacgccaaacttttatgtattatgGGTTCGTCTCGAATcggaaaagtgaaaaattatgatttttacacaagtattttggaaaatatccaagaaaaaaccaaaaaaagtcaGGATTCAAGTACcttgttgtttcttgtttttttgcatTGACAAAGCTGTAATGTATGAGAGAGAATGATGGCATTTGATTACCTGGTCCCAACCGAAGTCATTCCATAGTAGAGACAAGTTCTTGGCAATGTGGAATGGGCCATTCTCGTAAAACAGAGCTAGTTCACTGCTACAGCCAGGGCCTCCGGTGAGCCATATAACCACAGGGTCACTAGTACTCTTGTTTTTTCGGGATTCAAAGAAAAAGTAGAACATCCTGTTGCAACCACAAAACACCCTAGTCTGTGAACTTAAAGTGGGATCAAGTTGAGATGAAAAAATATTGCCTAATGAAAAACCCAGAAGCTTTAAAGAAATCATTCCGGGTCGATGTGGCTCGTTTTTCCGAGTTAATTGCAAACATCATAACAATGGCTTCGGAGAGCATTTCCGAAAACGAATTATTCGAGAATAAATTGTACTACTACTATGCAGAAAAAATTCACTAACTTGTGCTGAAATTTTTTACTAAGTTTGATTTAGCAAGCTATAATTTCCCCAGATAATTCaagagttttgaaaaaaaatgcaggaaacagaaattaaaaatgCAGGTAATtggaattttttagttttttgtcaatataTCCTTCTGTTTTCTCCATTATTTTGAGCACTAAATTTTTTAGTCCGGTTcccttaagggatcccgcacgggcttaccgtgcgggactcccattttccgatcgaattgggacgatccgagccactcaaagtgatcagaacgtgattttaagggtccccgcgagaaatcagcaaaaaaaatgattttgaatggCTTGATcagagcagttttttattgaatggttcagaaaaaactactcggatcaagcccttcccgatcattttttttgctgattcctcgcgagaacccttaaaatcacgttctaaacacattgagcggctcggatcgtcacaattcgatcgggaaaggggaggtccgcacggtagaccGGTAAGGAATCTCtcactggatccgtggtgtgtgtatatatatatatgggcgtCCCATTCTCACGGTGACATCTTAATATTTTACTGTTCCAATGAGCAGTGGCAGGACGTTTGTCCACAGAATCTTTTTTACTCTATCGAACCCAAAGCATATCGCTAAAAACTCTTAGCCGTCTGTTTCTTCCCCTCCCTCCTCCAAGAGTTTCACCACCCTTGTGCCGCGACGGGCTGGAGTGGAGATGGGTGCTTCCTTCCTCCCTAGTGATGGTTTTTCTCGCTTTCAAAAGTCCCTACTTTTCGGTGAGGATTCTCTATCTATCTCAAATCTGAGAGTTTCTTAAATATTTCTGTTATCCACTCTTTTCTTTATCTTGACTTCCCCTTCATTGACCACTAAGGTGCCGGTTCAGATTCCGATAGTGGCGGTGGCAATGGTTCTGATAATGAATCAGATCGACTGGCTTGACAGCCTTGCAGTACAAGTGTTTGGATGTTTAATTagtgtgagttttttttttcgtgtgCATAGGAGAGCGAATGAGATGACCCATTCTTTGACTAGGAGAGGTTGTAGTGTCCAGGTGCCTATACCCGGTAAGACTACCGTCCTTTGTGACTTTCTAACCCTTTAATTAAAGACGAATGCTATTTCTACGTGATTATTCTGCATACTTGTGTTTCTGATCATTGGAACTATTACcattttggaaaaacaaaagagcAGTGGTCAAGGAAACACAAGGTATAGATTATGCCAGACAAATGCATGGgccaattaattaaataaatcaagATCCATAAAATCTGGCCGAATATTTGAAACTTGATTAGTTAATTAAGGCAAATAAGCATTAATTGCGACAAGTTGAATTGATTAGGTCAATAATGTTTACCCTTTAAAGCTTAGAAACATTAATGATGAGTAATAAACAAGCGCAGCTGTAATCTTATTGGCAGTAattattttttgcccatttaAACTCAAGGTACACTACTATCGTTAACCAACCACAATTTCTTCATTAGTTTCCTATTATTAGGCTGTCTTAATCTATGTCACGAACATTTTAACATTAAAATCGTTATTTTTCACTGTGAGTATTTGCGTGAGAAAATTCAACGGCTCCGTGCATTGCTCCACACACAGGACTGCtcataaattattattattttttcgtAAAACTGGcacaaatatatatagtacGACTCAAAGGAGTTTTGAAGCAATGTCTAATGGAACAAGATAGTGCCTCGTTTGCTGCTTCCATTTCCAAATAAATGTTTCCAATACTCTTATTTAAAACATTGctacaaaattattttgtctTGTACTTTATGCGCCCTCTTCTACCGAAGATTCCACATTTACTCAAAAAAGGGATTTTACAAAAAGTGAGTTGTAAGGTGCAAATCAAACTTTCCACTTCCTAGCTACATATCGGATTCATGAATTCCATTTTTCAAGAACACAACTTCAGACGCAATTATGTTCGGAATCATTGAATGTGTGTAGACTCGTATGCATCTAACGGTTCTAGATACAGTTGTGTTCGGAATTGTGTTTTACTGCTACCAATTCAAATATTACCTTGCATCTTTGGCGTGTGGGAGCCGATAATAACCCGCGTGGTGACCCAAGTCTTGAATGGTATTCCCAGCATCCCCGAGCACAGGCAATCTCAACGGCTTCTCCACCATCATGGGACCATCCACCGGAGACTCGGCCGCCTTGTGGCTGCTGCCGGAGCCGGTGTTGATGTCATGTTTGGGAGATAAGTTGAGGCCTCTGATGAGCTTTTGGGCCTGTGTTTTCGGGAAATTCAGTTGTGGTGAAGATTGGGAAGGATTGGGGTCGTGAATCCCAGTTGCTGAAGAGAGTGGAGacaggaggaagaggaggagaaggaggagagagaaagttggtgCCATTTTTCAGTGGGTTTATTATGCCGAGACTAATTGGGAATGATAGAGATTTGTGGTGTTTGGTTAATAATTGGGTTTATAAAGAGGTGTGATTATTGAAGTAGAACCCACTTAATTAAATACTACTTGTAGAATTTGCTGCTAAGGAATACAAGGAGGTGGATTGAAATGTGTTCTGTTTATGTACTCcatgttagagagagagagagagagagagagagagagagagagagagatggaaaagtCTGGGTTAACGGTTATCCGGGTCATACTGGTTGGTTGGAGTTagatgtacttttttttttgtctttgttagtATTTATATCATAGATTGATAGAAAGaggaagaaacaagaaaaagagagaaaccaaATAATGTGTTTCTTTCGTTTCACACCTAGTGAACATAATATACATGTTTTAAGGGAGTCTTTTGTTTCTAGTTACGCGTCAAAAAAATCCTTATTATTGAAAAGcttaatgctgtgtttggtttgatttttgaatttatttttgaaaaattgtaggGGTAATAaatggaaagagatagagagagaaatgttagaagtaTGGGAAAATCtaggggaaattttttgaaaaattctttttgaaaagcaaaaagaacAAGGAtagtattttgttatttttgacTTGTTATAGTATTAACATGAGAATCTGTACTTAAATACGTGAACCGTAACGAACACTCGCTTATCGCTACGTGGTTGACCTCACCCGTCACTAGCTAGCAGCGGAAAATTTGTGGCTTCCAGGCCAAATCACATTATTGATGCATTAATTGACTATAGGACCACGAATACGCCTGGAAAAAAGATCGAACCGCTCCTACCCACAAGAGaaagggctaacttttcaaaCGGCGCAGTTACATTGAGCACCTAACTTGAAAGTAATCACAAATTGACATCGAATCCGTAGAAAGATCGAGGCAGCTAGAAAGTGATGGATTAGGTGCTCTACTTTTTGGCTAGCTCCAAGGCTGATGAGGAGATTAATCTATAgtcctatatatatattatataaatactCCATATGAGTCATAAAGCCATAGAGCAACGATGTTTAATTTGTTGCCTGATAGTCATCATGGTCCACTATTATATATTGAATCACAACCATTAATTAGATGCATATATACATCTAtgtaaaattattaaatttGATATGAAGTTAATTGGATATTAATGAGTGTCTTGTGACCAAGTCAAATTGGGATAGAGAAAAATAGACGGTTTTATTAATCGTAAAAGGAAATGACTTCTCTCTGTGGTCCCTTTATTGAACCGTAGATGTGCAGTTGGGATCGATGCGTGGGATCTGCTTTAGGCTCCACTACATGAGTCAAACTGCTGATTTTATGTATCTTAGGTGGAATTTATTCcaacaaaaaccaaattaaCCGGATGTTGTTATATAGTACTCCCGGTcctctgtcccaaaatatttgtccgatttgcaaaacgaggactcaaaaataataaatttctttatagaaaaaattcatttttttttcttcataaatttaaagaactcatcgatatctaatgaattgttgaaaaaaaaaattagattttttcttgcaaaaattgtattatttttaagtcctcgttttgcagaccgaacaaatattatgggatctggggagtatattttttgtttcaaaataatGTGTTTCGAGTAACTTTCGACAAGTACCTAAATATGGATTTTTATAAGGAGGCCTTCCACCAAAACCATTTAGCACAAGGTTTCACTTGCAAGGAGGTTGATATCTAAAAGATTTTTCCTCTTAACAAAATTTAGTAACATATATAATACATCGTACCGTTTTGCTCAAA
The sequence above is a segment of the Rhododendron vialii isolate Sample 1 chromosome 13a, ASM3025357v1 genome. Coding sequences within it:
- the LOC131314957 gene encoding serine carboxypeptidase-like, whose translation is MAPTFSLLLLLLFLLSPLSSATGIHDPNPSQSSPQLNFPKTQAQKLIRGLNLSPKHDINTGSGSSHKAAESPVDGPMMVEKPLRLPVLGDAGNTIQDLGHHAGYYRLPHAKDARMFYFFFESRKNKSTSDPVVIWLTGGPGCSSELALFYENGPFHIAKNLSLLWNDFGWDQASNLIYVDQPTGTGFSYSSNENDTRHDENGVSNDLYDFLQGFFKLHPQYAKNEFYITGESYAGHYIPAFAARVHQGNKAKEGIHVNLKGFAIGNGLTDPEIQYKAYPEFALDMKLINQSDYTKIVTELVPSCEQAATLCGDDGGDSCTYAYENCNSVFNEIIGIAGDINYYDIRKKCVGQLCYDFSNMENLMNKQTVRDALGVGRIEFVSCSSTVYEAMLTDWMRNLEVRIPTLLEDGIKMLVYAGEYDLICNWLGNSKWVNAMVWSGQKEFTAAPNVSFVVDGAEKGVMKSYGPLTFLKVHDAGHMVPMDQPKAALEMLRRWTQGKLSVTTQSKFRIVPM